A segment of the Macrobrachium nipponense isolate FS-2020 chromosome 1, ASM1510439v2, whole genome shotgun sequence genome:
tacaggatcaatccatccaccatcccaaacctgttattactactccagagaagctatccgtccATCAAGGGTTAAGCAAGTCCTCTTAAGATTCATTCTGTAGATAAGAGGATGCCTCACTGATGAACTCTACTTAGCTCATCTTCTATCCAAATTTCCTACTTCATCTATTGAGACTATAACTACTTTTACCAAATAATCATCTCATAAGGAAGAGTCTACAAGGTTGAATATGCATATCAgtgcaatattttacaattttaaatctTTGCTTCTTTTCTATACTCAAATGACTTGTAAATGTCATAGACATGAAGAgcaattttcttatatttatttgttcatctCTGAATGGACTCAATCTCTTCTTTTGATTGCCTTTCCTTCCATTTTGCCTGTGTTTTTCTCTCATAACTACTTACTGGCTTATTCCCTATCTCATTTTGGAAATGACCATTCAtgtacaaacagagagagagagagagagagagagagagagagagagagagagagagagagagagagagagagagagagagagagagagagagagagagaaattttttcttACCTTATTAGGCATTACCAAGATGCTGTCCCCCTTTTTACAACCTCCACTTTCCACCTTGCCTATTACAATGGTTCCTCTGTCATTGTAGCGATCAACAACTGGCATCATGAAAGGTccagtaatatttctatttaaggGTGGTAACTGATTGATATATGGAATAAAAGCAGGACCCTTAAACCATGGACATAATGAGTCTTCTATGGGCTCTCTTAGGTTTGCGCCTGTTAGGCCTGAGCAGGGCATAAACATTATATCTTTACTGGGATTGAAGCCAACCTGTAGGTagtgataaaaaacaataaattattaatatgctGCAAGAATTACAAATAACATAATAAAACTGAGCTCTCTGCAATATCATTAGGACCAGCACCATAAAAAACTTTCATATCACATGGAGCTTTGcatggtattgtttttttttttttttttttttttttctttttaacaattttaatttcataaaccagggccataaataaaatatacttggCTTCCCAATATCAGCCAGTCAAGAGAAATGCTAATATTACCAGTTACATTTCAGATACTGAAAGTTAATAACTGTAATAAACACTATGCTGTAACAGACTCATCATCAGGATATTTAAATACAATACTAATATCTATTCACTGGCATAATTATAATTAGCATATGATTCAAATGCTTTTGTTGAAATATTCAATAATATGATCCCAAATTTTCCGTGTAACTTGACTAGGATCattcaaatttcataaaatcattctCAGTTggaagttttaaaaatatattcatgaaaaaatcaatgttaactaccattaacaacaacaacaacaacaacaacaacaaatagccTTAAATTTCATAGAGGAAAAACAACCTTAAGGCCCTACTAAAAGCCACAGTGGAGTAATACTATACTCCATTACTTCAATAATAAAttgaccaacacacacacacacaaaatttaagGTTCtactaacccttaaacgccgagccggtatttccgaaagtgtctcctgtatgccggcggcgttcgcgagtgagcgccgaagcggaaaagttttttaaaaaaatcacagcaagcttaaatcgaaatattgtgctagagacttcccgtttgttgcaaaatgaaggtataaatgattgaatattactagactgtaagtgttgtagcttgcaattgcagttttcgaccatttcgatcgagttaaagttgactgagggtagaattttttctatttatcgttatttatatgaaaatatttcaaaactgataaaagctacaaccatgggttgttattgttgtattctacatgaaattgcgcacattttcatatataaaactttaagtaatggctaatttaaaatggtgcaaacattacgacagtctgacaaaaaaatttctgattttttcggaagagttactgcgcggacgtaaggaaaaagtttgtcataaattcaccataaatcaaaatattgtgctagagactgccaatttgttgcaaaaaaaaaaggtaaatggttgaatattactagaatgtaatagtatagcttacaattgcattttttgaccattttggttgagtcaaagttaaccgaaggttgaaattttggcacatcgttatttatatgaaaatatttcaaaactgataaaagctacaaccatgggttgttttcatttgtgttctacatgaaactgcgcacattttcatatataaaacttaatgtaacggctaatttaaaataaaactttatgtaacggctaatttaaaataaaactttatgtaacggctaatttaaagtggtgcaaacattacgacaatcagataaaaaaaaaaaaaaaaaaaaaaaaaaaaaaaaaaaaaacaaaaaaaaaaaaaaaaaaaaaaaacaaaaaaacaaaaaaaaaaaaaaaaaaaaaaaaaaaacaaaaaaaaggtcaatttTTTTTCAGAAGCGGTTACCGTGCCAGACATTTttcaaggaaaatgttttttttctttttttatataaattcaccataaaccaaaatattgtgctagagacttccaatttgttgcaaaataaaggtaaatgattgaatattactagaatgtaagagttttagcttacaattgcgtttttcgaccatttcggttgagtcaaatttgaacAAAGGtagatattttggcacttatcgttacttatataaaaatatttctatataaaaatatttcaaaactcataaaagctaTAACCTAAGCTGTTTTTGGttgaattctacatgaaattgcacacattttcatacataaaactttatgtaacagctaatataaaacggtgcaaacattatgacaatcggatgaaaaaatgtctgaatttttcGGCTATTACCGCGCGGACATAGGAAAAggctttttttctaaaattcaccataaatcaaaatattgtgctagagacttccaatttgttgcaaaatgaaggtaaatgattgagtattactagaatgtaagagttttagcttacaattgcagtttttgaccatttcggtcaaatcaaagttgaccgaaggttgaaattttggcacttatcgttatttatatgaaaatatttcaaaactgataaaagctacaaccctggattgttttttttgtattctacatgaaattgcgcacaattccatatataaaactttatgtaacatctaatataaaactgtgcaaacattgccacgatcggacaaaaaaatttattttttcgaagagttactgcggacataaggaaaaaaaagtttttttttcataaattcaccataaattgaaatatgtattgtgctagagacttccaatttgttgtaaaatgaaggtaaatgattgaatattactagaatataagttttagcttacaatagcgtttttcaaccatttcggtagagtcaaagttgactgaaggttgaaattttggcactatcgttatttatatgaaaatatttcaaaactgataaaagctataaccatgatttttttttgtattctacatgaaattgtgcacattttcatatataaaactatgtaacggctaatataaaatggtgcaaaaattatgtcagtgacaaaataatttccgagatgtgtcgctgatgctttttagtgtgagaagaaagaaattcgcgtttgcgcgcctgggtaacaattgtaaacaaaacagcagcttgatccgtgaactcccagcatccctcaaggtgcatgagtcaaaagtttttgcctagtaggcctataactatttttctgcgaatttaaatttaaatttttttttttttttttttttttttttttgcgttgacaTTTTGTACGTCAATTCAgtacccaacagacaattttcgttgatgtttaatacgtccaatcggcgtttaagggttaaaagccTGATATCTGTTAGTGTAATAcatgcagtccccagttatcagtagGGTTCCGTTCCCGAGGgggtgccgataagcgaaaaccaccataaACTGAAACTTGAAGATTTATGGCGTCATAATGGAACTGACAGCTGGTTATCGGCGCCGTAAGTGCCATTACGGCACCTGCCACAAGGTGctttatggcgccgataaccaacTTGCGCCGTTAAGACGCCATAATTCacagattttatggcgctagatgAGCCCCATAAAACTAGATAGCAgataaccgggaactgcctgtagtGCACTCCATATAGGTATTTACTTCAATAACAAAATTGTCAAATACCACAGTCCACTTAAATCATACAACTAATATAGATACAACTACAAATCACCAGAAAAACATACCTTCTTTAAATAGGGTACCAATTTATCCTTACATTCATTATATCTAATTTCCGACCATTGCACTGTTGAGTCATccattttatttatcaaaacaatGAGGTGTTTGACTCCTGCAGTCTTTGCTAACATAGCGTGTTCTCTGGTCTGGCCACCTCTCTCAAATCCAGTTTCAAATTCACCTTTTCTTGCAGATATTACCTGAAATAAAAATACTGGTTTAAACACAATCCACCCTTCTTCCCAAAATCAAGGAATCTGATCCTATTACACAAATTCTCTTCACCTAAAGTGTGCATTTATATCATGGTTACAATTAATTTCATTTAGTTTATGTAGGCATACATTGATGTCAGTACTTAATATCTTGGCTGAATTTATGACTCCCACTCAATATAGAATCAAATTTTCAGGGTAAAATACCATTTACTATTTGGTTTTTAATTATCTAGTATCATGGATACAAAAACATGTGGCTTTAACAATAAAAGTTTATAAAACATTTCACACAATCCCGTTAATCATAAATACCCTTAATCTATGCAAAATGGATGCAAGCAGAAACTTTGAAATAATGGGCGTTCCACACAATGGATTTACAGCCCAAGAAAGATTACGAGGGATGAAACCATAAAGAGGATTAGGATATATGTTCTAAATCCCTCAAACACGAAACCCAATCAACATCAAATCACAACATCAAAACTACATTTGCAAATTGAAACAAAACTGTCCACCTTTCCTCTTACTGTAACAACACTAACAAAACGAGAACAACAGAAACATGAAACACAGTTCACCCTTCTTTACACTCTGCCACTCTCCTGCTGGCACAGGGCTTCAGAGCAGCAAGtttaatttctaaaaatattatattgataatCTCCAGCCATTGTTAACTGCAATGGCCATGAATGCAACTGGTTTTTTCCCATGGGAAGCCTGTTTAACGACAATTTCATCTATTATTAAggaatgtaaaattattttacctttttaaagTGCAGCATCAGCTTTAGTGTTCAATATTGAAGATGAATAATTTATAAAACCTGTTTTCCCTCCACCTGCTAGCAccattttgcaatttttcttgaataaaataagcaataaaaatgcaaaagcactcaatttttcaacaaaattcctCCTCTTGCTGTACAGTTGAGTTAACTCGCATAACTTCAGGCCCTTGTCAGATGAATTAAAAATGAGCATGTAACCTTGCCATAAACCCTCTGGCAATAAAGCAGAGTACAGCAAGGTGTACTGCCTTATTTTTGAAATGGCTCCTCCTataaaaattttcccttttacaGGATTATAtccttttcatctttttattttctggagCCTCGTGCATCACTGAATTTACTCAAGAAGTGCCTCTATATGCATAATTTAAACTCCTTTTAAATgtcaagtatttttttatttgaatttactatgtaaatgaattaaaaaccATAATACCATGATCCtaaaaatgaaacatttaacAAGGGTATTATAAACTAATAGAAAATACATATGATATGCTTGAAACTAAATCAGAATCCACTCACAACTCAACAAACTAATCAAGATTCTATATAAACAGGTTACTAACCTCAGGATAGTGTATACAGTCACAAACTATTTTGAGAATTTACATTAGAACTATACTAAATTTTGTTTATCCTTCATGATGGAAGCGATTCTTTTAAAACGTTATACATAATCTTCAAATGTATGAatactttctcaattatatttatatactatatatactattgtaCAGATTTCTTAAAATACCAAACATTTAATTGAAAACCCTCTACAATTAAGCCTAAGCTAGCCTACCAAAGTTCTATTAAATCTGGAAAGACAAAGAGCTGCAGTATGTTAAGTTCTCAAATATGAAAAGTTTCTCATGTCCAACTGGgcacatttgtcatgaaaacaatttTGTTTAAACACTTTGACAGCCTTTAATATCATGCAATCATTAGTTCCACTGTATTGCAAGGCAAATTTTCAACAGACTCCCATTTTGTCTATTTCCATGTAATACTGTATATCTGAATTCATATTGCTTTTTACTTGTGCATTAACACtttaggaatgttttttttttctgtgtaaaatAAAACAATCCCAAATCCCACTGCACAGAACCCCTTCCAACTCTGCCGTTCCTCCATTAAAATGGATTATACAGAGTAATCAGATCTTTTGGTCCACAAGCAGTGCCATCTCTTAGTTGGTCTCTCTCCTTTGTTCACTGACACAACTGACAGGTCTGGGATTTTGCAGGCTAAAAAATAAGTATCAAGCAATAGTCTTGTACTGATTTTCTGAACATTTTCACTCCCTGTTTTCAAGTTTCTATACATTCttcaattaattaaaaatattaatagctaCACCACTGGAATTTTGGATGCATCATCCATCACAAATTCCAATTTTGATTATATCATTAATAAGATTACAATATGTCACAAACTATAAGAACAATGATTTACAATTTGCAACTGTCTGCCATGACTTTACTTGTTAAATGAAGAGTACTGAATccctaaatttttatattaacattatacTAACACTTTGGCTTATCTTCAATTTATgtaataaacattataaaaatgcTAGTTAACTTTCTGAAAAAGTAAAGTTTACATAATTCAGTGTTCTTAACACTTTGTGACCCCAAAAACTAAATATTACTTACCAAAACAGCCAAGTCTGCTTGGCAAGCACCACCAATCATATTTGGAACAAAACTCTTGTGACCTGGCGCATCTAAAATGGTGAAGTGTTTTTGTTCAGTCTCAAAATATGCTCTGCCAACCTCAACTGTTTTGCCCTTATCGCGTTCTGGAGGTTCaagtaaaaacaaaagagtaaaaaACCAAAACCCATATCCTGTGATTAGGTTTACCttttattaacacaatttttaatGTTATAAATTAATGTATTTATCATGAAGACAGATGACAGATTATCTGAAAACGTATGTAACATAAGAACAAAACTCTCCCTAAAAATTTGCATAGACATCTGTGTTATattaataaactttaaaataaattcagtggatatacacacacattcttcTCTGGAAACTACCATACTTCAAAAGAGAACTGAAAAGATATGAGCAACTTTCACCACTAGTACGCTTTCAAATAATACACAGTATTTCCCGAATATTTTCAGAATATCTATAACAGGCCAGTGTATGGTAAAAAATCCTTTCATGCTAGGTTTTAGGATAACCCAGAAAACTTGTAGATTTGAAGATAGCTTTTCGGATATTTTTGAATATATGATAACTTCATGAATAGTTCAGAAtttctttaatgaaataaaatataaaatacaacaaatatacagaaaataagaTTGCATATTACAGATTGCAGGCCTGCCATTTTAAATAGATTGATTGTATGGTGATACAATAAAATGGATCAAAGTAAACAAAGGTGTATAAAGATAGTTTCCAGCAAAGAGGCATCAAATGCCCCAGTCAAATTCCTCCCATTACTGCATCTACCACTCCTTtgcgttttttttcttaatcccgTTTCCCAGCTTTCATAATGGACAAAATTCCTGTTTCAGAGCGTACTGGTCAAGACTAGGTGAAAATGGCCACCAAACCAGTCACGTGACCCAAGAGGAGTCAGACAATGCCCTGAATAGGAAAGAGCAACCACACGTTGGCATGGAGCCAAGGAGGACACATCACTTGAGGACTGGAATCGCTTTTAACCTTGTGAAGCAGGACCCttccccaaacccccaaaaaacCGAGCCTAGGACGATACTGTTACGAAGAGCTAACTAAGTCATCCTTGCTTTCTGCTAAGAGAGCCTATCATAAGTCAAGCAGGTACATGTCAGATAGGGGGGATTTTCCCCCATTCTATTTTCTTGTCTTCCCAACTTGAAGTTTTCCTTTCTTGTGCATTTCATATGGCTGGCATTTCAGTGATTTAATATCCCTTTGCTGAATACATGAAATCTAAAGCCTCCTTCAGCCTTAAAATTTGTTCAGTTCATTTGATAGGCCTGCATGTTAATTTTAATAATCAACAAATCCCTCTCTGGATTTCAGAAGTTTTAACATGACTACAGCTGACCCAAGCCTATTCACGGCTCTGGATTCGCCGACTCACctatttgtggaaaattcgctGTATTTTTAATAGAGAAATACTGACTAATTACTATTTTCATATCTTTGTGACTAAatgaattttttatgataaaactaataaaattctctggtataagcatttttatttttttttactattaaaataggcagttataagcattttttagaAGGGTTCCAAGTGCTcacggattttagctattcgtggGTTGTGGTatacatcccccacgaataccgAGGATCGACTGTACTGTGTCCATACTCCCACTCCAAGTTTGCTGAATAAGCTCCATCTGCTGTGGATTCTAATCCATGTTAACTCTGTTGCCAATGTGGGACATCTTTAATTCAATTGAATGAGATTATTTCCTCTTTATAACTAGCTGTATTCATGTTTCCCCATGTAATTCATTGGTGATTAATTATGAGCCTGTTTGAAAATTAACTGTACAAAGTTCCCGCTCATTGGCAGAATCAGATAATGGTGTTTCAGTTCTACAATACTTGGCTAATGTCATTGACCAGGTTTTTGGTGCTGGTATGTGATTCATCAGCATCAGTAGGCGGTTTATCAGCGTTGGTAAGTGATTTTCGGCATTGGTAAGTGGTTTATCAGCACCAATTGGTTCTTATGGCGTTGTGAAACATTAATTACCATAATTAGTGTGATGTTCCGGTTGTCATTGACTTTGTTATTGGCGCTCTGCCGGAATGGAACCCCGttaccagggactgcctgtatttaattCTCAATATGCTGTGTAAATAAAACCCTAGAACTGTATCACCAGGGTCTCACTGGTGACCTTTCACTCCATTTCCCCCTTCCATTTACAGTAGCCAAGTAATAAGGCTAACCAAGTGTTGCTGCCCAGGCTATTAACTTGTAACAACTCTTAAAAAATATTCTAAGTTTAAGATGTCATAAAAATAGGCCTCCTGTCTCTTACCCATACACCGCCATACAACATATACAGGAAGTCCCCGGTTATGGGAAgcctcggttaatggcgatcctgttttatggggcttgtctagcgccataaaatcagcgtTTTATGGAGCCATAATGTGCCGAGTTCTGGTTATATTACAAAAACTGGAATGGCATCTACTGCAGTCGTATGGGGGTCAGTCAAGGTGGAGGCTAAGAAGTGTGAACATGGGAACCCTGAAATGCCAGGACACATGCGCTGGCATCATGCGACTTCTTAAATCTGATGGAGGAATCCCATAATAAATCACAAAATACAGACACCCAAAAAGCAGGAAAGGAATCACAGCCTTAGTggggaggaagaaagaaaaaaaaaatatctactctccaaggcagttgaGGAAAGACTAAATGTGTCATGTGTTCGAGTGTGGTCactgaccagcttccacctcatttATGCTTTAGGTGCCACATACTCcttgtacatatatagtatattctttaATTGCTTTTAAAAAGTTTCCAGCGtgccaaaaaaaatttatcctaatgttgagaccaaaggtttgttccgcataagAACAAtccagtaattagtgaatacttAGTGTTGCTCTATCTACGAAAAATAGTGAATGTGATATTTCTAGAGATATGGTCCACAGAAAAATTTGCAAAATGGTAAAGTCCCTGCAtacaaaatgttccaaaaaaattTGTGACAAAGTGAAACATGAAAAGGTGTGAAAAAGTGAAGCACATAAAAGTGGTGTAGTACTGTAGTCTGTATAAAGTATGTAAAGCTCAGAAAGCAATCAGAAACTACTACAAATATGACAAGGTTATATTTTAACGTTCCTAATAGTTTAAATAAATTCTCtaatattaaatgtaattattGACTGGCAGAACTTAACTTAATAACTGAACATGATAATAACATATTCAAAACAGATCAAGCCTGAAGTTAGAATCTAGAATAATTCATATCAAGAGTAATGAGACAAGTTATTTTAACTAATCTTGGAATTACTAGTTACTTTTGCAATATAGATATTTGTTGAATAGCACACGAGATCCAAACATTACTGAACGTctagttttggacaaaaaagtgAAGAAGTTTCGTTAATACCTCAATCATTTTCAATTGCCCAAGTATATTTCTTAAAAGGCTGCCATTTAATAGATAAATTCTAAGCTACATATAAAGACAAAAACTTCAAATCAGTCCTGTCAGAGGTAAATAAAGGACAGTGGTGTGGTTTgttacttaataataaaaatcctcCAAAGGCCTCTAAAGacttaaataataaactaaattcaATAAAACTAAGCCTATAACCAACCTTCCAAATTGGTATCTAATGCCCAAGATAGATACCATGTTTCTCTGTTCTTTTCTTTGGCCTCCCTCTCATATTTTTCTAGAGTACGTTTGTCCACCATTCCAGTTAGGTACATAATTTGACCACCAATTGTAGACTTTCCAGCATCTGAAAGcatcaaaatatataacattaaaaatacattattataaaaaaatatttttgtatatacttatcaagtaattacatagctgttgGTTTCCACTCGTACAGCAGCTTAAATTAAAATAGATCGTTCGTG
Coding sequences within it:
- the LOC135219914 gene encoding eukaryotic peptide chain release factor GTP-binding subunit ERF3A-like isoform X2; the protein is MVNNDDVPADSWEEAADAATPSPSQETPPSPPTPATPDDDEDEDADSEGTRKIKKKPIEEDESSKKEPVNVIFIGHVDAGKSTIGGQIMYLTGMVDKRTLEKYEREAKEKNRETWYLSWALDTNLEERDKGKTVEVGRAYFETEQKHFTILDAPGHKSFVPNMIGGACQADLAVLVISARKGEFETGFERGGQTREHAMLAKTAGVKHLIVLINKMDDSTVQWSEIRYNECKDKLVPYLKKVGFNPSKDIMFMPCSGLTGANLREPIEDSLCPWFKGPAFIPYINQLPPLNRNITGPFMMPVVDRYNDRGTIVIGKVESGGCKKGDSILVMPNKTPVTVDTLWRNDDEANAVRCGENVKVKLRGVEEADVAPGFVICDPNNPCKTGRIFDAQVVILEHKSIICAGYSAVCHMHTVAEEVTVKLLICTVDKKTGEKSKVRPRFVKQDQIAIMRFETSGVICMEAFKDHPQLGRFTLRDEGKTIAIGKVLKVVE